The Kribbella shirazensis genomic interval CAGCCGCTCCATCTCGGTCGCGCTCGTCACACTGTGCTTCTGCTCGGGCGTCAGCGACAACGGCGCCCAGAACCGCGTGTTCTCCAGAGCCTGCGACGGGTCGCGGTCGTACGACACCTTGACCTCGAGCATCCGGTCGATGTCCTCGAACTTCTTCCCGGCCTTCTCCGCGCCCTCCTTGACGGCGGGGATCAGCTTCTCGGTGTACAGCTCCATGCCCTTCCCGGACGTCGCGATGAACCCGTCACCGGCGCGACCGGCGTACTTCGCCACCAGCGGTCCACCCGCCGCCACGTACACCTTCAACGGTGTCTCCGGGCGGTCGTAGATGAACGCGTCGACGGTCTTGTAGAACGGCCCCTCGGAGCTGACGCCGTCCTTCGTCCACAGGTCGCGGATCAGCTGAACGGCCTCCCGCAGCCGCGCGAACCGCTCCTTGAACTCCGGCCACTCCATCCCCGACACCGCGATCTCGTTCAGCGCCTCACCGGTACCGACGCCGAGCATCACGCGCCCCGGGTACAGCTCACCGAGCGTCGCGAACGCCTGCGCGATCACCGCCGGGTTGTACCGGAACGTCGGCGTCAGCACCGACGTACCGAGCATCACCCGGTTGGTCCGCTCACCCACCGCCGCCAGCCAGGCGAGCGCGAACGGCGCATGACCGCCCTCGTGCCGCCACGGCAGGAAGTGGTCCGACACCGTCACGCTGTCGAGCCCGAGCTCCTCGGCCCGAACGGAGTACTCCACCAACTCCCGCGGCCCGAACTGCTCCGCCGACGCCTTGTACCCGACCCGAATGCTCACCCTCTGCTCCCAACGTCGTCTGCGCGTACTCCGAAGGACAACCGCGCCTGGGTCCGACTTTATGCCGCCCGGGGTAGCTAGCATCCGGAGGACCGGGTACGGCGGCAGCGCGCGGGGACGCTCGCACTGATCGGGCTGACGATCTCCGAACGCGGCCGGCTGGACGCCGACGGGAACACGGTCGTCGACCTCAGCCCGGAGCTGATCGGGGTCGCGATGGACGCGGCCGACGACGTGCTGCACCGCTGAGCGGCACGCCGCCGGGCCTGATTGACTCCGGACGCGCGCCTCGGAGAAGATGTGGCTCCGGCGCGGCCCGCGCCTCACCTTCGTCGACCGGCCCCAGCGCGGTCACAGTGAGAAGGCAAAGGGACTTCCTGTCTCGGGTCGCTCGTCCTGGTCAGCCGCCTCGGACGGGATCGCTGGGGGATCGCGTGCGAGTGCGTGGAAGGCCAGATGACAGCGCACAGGAACTTCAAACAACGGGTGCGAGCCCGAGCCGCCAAGACCGGCGAGTCCTACACGACTGCCCTCCGGCACTTCCGTCCGACTCCACAAGGAGACCCAGACATGCCGGAAGAAACCACACTGCGGTTCGCCGTCGTCCAGTCGGGGATGCGCCACGATCCGACGAACGCGGACGAGCTCCGCGCGGGCGGCGCCGAACTGCGTGACTTCATGAGGCAGGCCGCCGCGGCCGGTGCCCGCCTCGTCCACTTCACCGAGGGCGCGATCTGCTTCCCGAGCAAGCAGGTGATGTCCTCGCTCGGCCCGGACGAGGTCGGCGCCGCCGACTGGACCAAGGCGCAGTGGTCGGTGCTGCAGTCCGAGCTCGACCAGCTCAACGCACTCGCCCGGGAGCTCGGGATCTGGGCGGTGATCCCGTCGGTGCACCAACTGTCGGAGGGTCGTCCGCACAACAGCATGTACGT includes:
- the fgd gene encoding glucose-6-phosphate dehydrogenase (coenzyme-F420), whose protein sequence is MSIRVGYKASAEQFGPRELVEYSVRAEELGLDSVTVSDHFLPWRHEGGHAPFALAWLAAVGERTNRVMLGTSVLTPTFRYNPAVIAQAFATLGELYPGRVMLGVGTGEALNEIAVSGMEWPEFKERFARLREAVQLIRDLWTKDGVSSEGPFYKTVDAFIYDRPETPLKVYVAAGGPLVAKYAGRAGDGFIATSGKGMELYTEKLIPAVKEGAEKAGKKFEDIDRMLEVKVSYDRDPSQALENTRFWAPLSLTPEQKHSVTSATEMERLADELPIEQVAKRWIVASDPEEVVKQFQPYLDAGFNHFVVHGPGQDQERFLTQFTEDVLPLLRKLS